In a genomic window of Candidatus Neomarinimicrobiota bacterium:
- a CDS encoding response regulator codes for MNNRILIISIDEIFIQQARKVLEELGIEILVANDGITGFNTAKQSEPGVIIMEIILPYMNGYHVSKLLKNDDRFKAIPIAFVSADDDNETILNTKRAGGDLFIRKPIQTKILLDQLLELLLVTEKTEEF; via the coding sequence ATGAATAACAGAATTCTAATTATTTCAATTGATGAAATATTTATCCAGCAAGCCAGAAAAGTTCTGGAAGAATTGGGTATAGAGATATTGGTTGCCAATGACGGCATTACAGGATTCAATACAGCCAAGCAGTCAGAACCCGGGGTTATTATTATGGAAATCATATTGCCATACATGAACGGCTACCATGTAAGTAAATTATTAAAGAATGATGATCGCTTTAAGGCTATTCCGATTGCATTTGTATCTGCCGATGATGATAATGAAACTATTCTGAATACAAAACGTGCAGGCGGAGACTTGTTTATCCGCAAACCGATCCAGACAAAAATATTACTTGATCAGTTGCTGGAGTTATTGTTAGTAACAGAAAAAACGGAAGAGTTTTAA